Proteins encoded together in one Portunus trituberculatus isolate SZX2019 chromosome 39, ASM1759143v1, whole genome shotgun sequence window:
- the LOC123515418 gene encoding LOW QUALITY PROTEIN: sodium- and chloride-dependent glycine transporter 1-like (The sequence of the model RefSeq protein was modified relative to this genomic sequence to represent the inferred CDS: inserted 2 bases in 1 codon): MTVDKKVLNISSPVEDKETDNKVERENWKNPLQFIFYCLGYAIGFGNVWRFPYLCYKNGGAAFLIPYMTMLFVAGIPVFFMELSIGQYVSLGPAVLFPKMAPIFSGLGWSMVACAFFASIFFNVILAWSFFYLIFSFYPILPWSHCDNDFNSPECYYEEXAALCRNQSLFFFSQSCLSLEDYCGLADLLPFNETHCRNSANTSLTSTNRVVTKISASEDFFRNRMLLVSGTTWEEMGGMQWELVGLMALSCVIVSACLSRGIRATGNIVYFTALFPYAVLIILFIRGITLEGAYKGLEFYILKPNMTRLMEVEVWSEAAVQIFFSLGLCYGSLITLSSYSKFTYNCMRDAFVVALANCSTSVCFGVVIFSVLGFLASEMGVEVKEVAASGSGLAFVVYPAAISLMPFPQLWSVLFFLMLITVGFGTQFTMVETVTTAIVDQFESLRKTKAMVVMWTCICLFLMGLSMCLQGGIYMLELYVFYSPGVAILIICILQVIAVVGIFGFRNVFAALEEMKMNIRLPLRIYWGITWLCLTPASLLLITVVSFTDIVPASWEEYVFPDAMQVLGWLLCCCPLACVVVGAAYAVATNKGGLLALFKTTPEFCPASQRGKLKEEMNGKFQYSCNNEIFAIQSESP; this comes from the exons ATGACGGTGGACAAGAAAGTGTTGAATATCAGCTCCCCGGTTGAAGACAAGGAAACCGATAATAAAGTTGAAAGGGAAAACTGGAAGAATCCCCTTCAGTTCATCTTTTATTGCCTAGGATATGCAATCGGATTCGGCAACGTATGGAGATTTCCTTACCTGTGTTACAAGAATGGAGGAG CCGCCTTTCTCATCCCTTACATGACGATGCTTTTCGTGGCGGGAATTCCTGTCTTCTTCATGGAACTAAGCATTGGCCAGTATGTCAGTCTGGGGCCCGCTGTTCTTTTCCCCAAGATGGCGCCCATCTTTTCCG GTCTGGGCTGGAGTATGGTTGCCTGTGCCTTCTTCGCGTCCATCTTTTTCAACGTCATCCTGGCTTGGTCCTTCTTCTATTTGATCTTCTCATTCTACCCTATCCTTCCCTGGAGTCACTGTGATAATGACTTCAACAGCCCAG AATGTTACTATGAAGA CGCCGCTTTGTGCAGAAACCAgagtctcttcttcttcagtcaGTCATGTCTGTCCCTTGAGGATTACTGTGGCCTGGCAGACTTGCTCCCATTTAACGAGACACACTGCCGCAACTCGGCTAACACTTCCTTAACTTCCACCAATAGAGTGGTCACCAAGATCTCGGCAAGTGAGGACTTCTTCAG GAATCGTATGTTGCTGGTGAGTGGTACCACGTGGGAGGAGATGGGCGGCATGCAATGGGAGCTGGTGGGCTTAATGGCACTTTCTTGTGTGATAGTGAGCGCTTGTCTCTCGCGAGGAATTAGAGCTACTGGAAACATCGTTTACTTCACCGCTCTCTTCCCTTACGCTGTGCTGATCATCTTATTCATCAGGG GAATCACCCTCGAGGGAGCATACAAGGGCTTGGAGTTTTACATCCTGAAGCCAAACATGACCCGCCTGATGGAGGTAGAGGTGTGGTCTGAGGCAGCGGTGcaaatcttcttttccttgggcCTCTGCTACGGCTCCCTTATCACCCTTTCTTCCTACAGCAAGTTCACCTACAACTGCATGAG ggATGCGTTTGTGGTGGCTCTCGCCAACTGCTCTACGTCTGTCTGTTTCGGGGTGGTCATATTCTCTGTGCTGGGCTTCCTGGCCAGCGAGATGGGGGTCGAGGTGAAGGAGGTAGCGGCATCAGGCTCGGGTTTGGCCTTCGTGGTGTACCCAGCCGCCATAAGCCTTATGCCTTTCCCGCAGCTATGGTCTGTGTTGTTCTTCCTTATGCTCATCACCGTCGGCTTCGGTACCCAG TTCACCATGGTGGAGACTGTTACAACAGCAATCGTCGACCAGTTTGAATCGTTACGGAAGACGAAGGCAATGGTTGTGATGTGGACGTGTATCTGCCTCTTCCTGATGGGACTCTCCATGTGCCTTCAGGGAGGAATTTACATGCTGGAGCTGTATGTATTCTACTCGCCGGGCGTCgctattctcatcatttgtatCCTGCAAGTCATCGCTGTCGTTGGTATTTTCG GTTTCCGCAATGTGTTCGCTGCGcttgaggaaatgaagatgaacaTCAGGTTGCCTCTACGTATCTACTGGGGTATTACTTGGCTTTGTCTGACTCCTGCTTCTCTCCTC cTCATCACGGTGGTCTCCTTCACTGACATCGTGCCTGCCTCCTGGGAAGAGTACGTGTTCCCGGACGCCATGCAGGTGCTGGGGtggctgctgtgctgctgcccGCTGGCCTGTGTTGTGGTCGGCGCCGCTTACGCTGTGGCTACTAACAAGGGAGGGCTCCTGGCTCTCTTCAAGACCACGCCTGAGTTTTGTCCAGCGAGTcagagaggaaaactgaaggaagagatgaatggGAAGTTTCAATATTCGTGCAATAATGAAATATTTGCGATACAGTCTGAGTCCCCAtga